In a single window of the Flavobacterium ammoniigenes genome:
- a CDS encoding TIGR02757 family protein, whose product MKAAELKSFLDEKVIQYNTQDFIDSDPVQIPHLFSQKEDIEIAGFLAATIAWGNRKMIIKNAHHMMELMGNSPYDFVLSHQQKDLKDLESFVHRTFNGQDFKVFIKGLQHIYQKHNGLEAVFAQNQEAFSMQKSIHEFKKLFFDVPHATRTQKHISDPLNNSAAKRINMYLRWMVRQDTKGVDLGIWKSISPAALSCPLDVHSGNVARKLGLLHRKQNDAKALTELDTQLRILDPNDPVKYDFALFGLGVFEGF is encoded by the coding sequence ATGAAAGCTGCCGAACTAAAATCTTTTTTGGACGAAAAGGTTATACAATATAACACCCAAGATTTTATAGATAGCGATCCTGTTCAAATTCCGCATTTATTTTCCCAAAAAGAAGATATAGAAATTGCCGGTTTTTTGGCCGCAACCATCGCTTGGGGCAACCGCAAGATGATCATCAAAAATGCACATCATATGATGGAATTGATGGGAAATTCACCCTATGACTTTGTTCTTTCACATCAACAAAAAGATTTGAAAGATCTCGAATCCTTTGTTCACCGAACTTTTAACGGTCAAGATTTTAAAGTTTTCATCAAAGGATTACAACACATTTATCAAAAACACAACGGACTCGAAGCCGTTTTTGCTCAAAACCAAGAAGCCTTTTCTATGCAAAAGAGCATACATGAATTCAAAAAACTCTTTTTTGATGTTCCTCATGCAACTCGTACTCAAAAACACATTTCAGATCCACTGAATAATTCGGCGGCCAAACGCATCAATATGTATTTGCGTTGGATGGTACGCCAAGACACCAAAGGGGTTGATTTAGGTATTTGGAAAAGTATTTCACCCGCAGCACTCTCTTGCCCACTCGATGTTCATTCAGGTAATGTAGCACGAAAATTAGGTTTACTACATCGCAAGCAAAACGATGCAAAAGCTTTAACTGAATTAGATACACAACTGCGAATTTTAGACCCAAATGACCCTGTAAAATATGACTTTGCCTTGTTTGGATTGGGAGTCTTTGAAGGTTTCTAA
- a CDS encoding dihydroorotase: MKTIIRSATIIDPNSPFHNKTVDIFIADGCITKIGATLPNPDNCQEIQLDNLHVSPGWFDSSVSLGEPGFEDRETIKNGLQVAAKSGFTGIALQPNSYPIIDNQSQVHFVKSKAQSAATELFPIGALTKGSEGKDMAELFDMKNAGAIAFGDYNRSLDNANLLKIALQYAQDFDGLVIAFSQDEKIKGNGVANEGVVSTRLGLKGIPNLAEELQVARNLFLLEYTGGKLHMPTISTAKSVALIQEAKTKGLNVSCSVSVHNIILTDVKLEDFDTRFKVNPPLRTEADRLALIEGVKNGTIDLITSDHNPIDIEHKKMDFDTAKSGTIGLESAFGALLTVLPLETVINKLTAARALFGIENPTISEGAKANLSLFNPEGKSTFTSESILSKSKNSAFIGTEMKGKVYGIMNQNQLILNQ; the protein is encoded by the coding sequence ATGAAAACAATCATCAGAAGCGCAACTATTATCGATCCTAATAGTCCATTTCACAACAAGACTGTAGACATATTCATTGCAGATGGTTGTATCACTAAAATTGGGGCCACCCTCCCTAATCCAGATAATTGTCAAGAAATTCAATTGGACAATCTACATGTTTCACCAGGATGGTTTGACAGCAGTGTTTCACTTGGCGAACCGGGATTTGAAGATCGAGAAACTATTAAAAACGGTTTACAGGTTGCTGCTAAAAGCGGGTTTACCGGAATTGCACTACAACCCAACTCTTACCCAATAATTGACAATCAATCGCAAGTTCATTTTGTAAAAAGTAAAGCACAAAGTGCAGCAACTGAGCTCTTTCCTATTGGAGCATTAACCAAAGGGAGTGAAGGAAAAGATATGGCTGAATTGTTCGATATGAAAAATGCTGGAGCTATAGCTTTTGGAGATTACAATAGAAGTTTGGATAATGCCAATTTGTTAAAAATAGCCTTGCAATACGCACAAGATTTTGATGGCTTAGTAATCGCTTTCTCCCAAGACGAAAAAATCAAAGGGAATGGTGTCGCAAATGAAGGTGTTGTTTCAACACGATTAGGCTTAAAAGGAATACCTAATTTAGCAGAAGAATTACAAGTGGCTAGGAACTTATTTCTCCTTGAATATACCGGAGGAAAACTACATATGCCAACTATTTCCACCGCGAAATCAGTAGCTTTAATCCAAGAAGCTAAAACTAAAGGACTGAATGTAAGTTGCAGTGTTTCAGTTCACAACATTATTTTAACTGATGTAAAACTAGAAGATTTTGATACTCGCTTCAAAGTAAACCCTCCATTACGAACAGAAGCTGATCGACTCGCTTTGATTGAAGGTGTTAAAAACGGCACTATTGATTTGATTACTTCAGATCACAATCCAATTGATATCGAACATAAAAAAATGGATTTTGACACGGCAAAAAGTGGAACAATTGGTTTGGAAAGTGCTTTTGGAGCTTTACTGACAGTATTGCCTCTCGAAACAGTAATTAATAAACTTACCGCAGCTAGAGCTTTATTTGGAATAGAAAATCCAACAATCTCTGAGGGCGCTAAAGCTAATTTAAGTTTATTCAATCCGGAGGGGAAAAGCACTTTTACTTCTGAATCCATTTTGTCAAAATCGAAAAACTCCGCTTTTATTGGCACTGAAATGAAAGGAAAAGTATACGGAATTATGAATCAAAACCAATTGATTCTAAACCAATAA
- a CDS encoding DUF6787 family protein — protein MEKLKQRWGVQSNLQLTIIFIVFAITGSASAMVSKPVCLWLGITKEDFGFLFTPIRLILIFPLYQVLLVSIGFLFGQFAFFWKFEKKLLRKLGLGFLFKE, from the coding sequence ATGGAGAAATTAAAACAGCGATGGGGAGTTCAATCCAATTTACAGCTGACTATTATTTTTATCGTTTTTGCAATAACAGGTTCGGCCTCAGCGATGGTTTCGAAACCAGTTTGTCTTTGGTTAGGAATAACTAAAGAGGATTTTGGATTTTTGTTTACTCCTATTCGACTCATTCTGATTTTTCCATTGTACCAAGTGCTGTTAGTTAGCATCGGATTTCTATTTGGCCAATTTGCCTTTTTCTGGAAGTTTGAAAAAAAACTCTTGCGAAAATTAGGATTGGGATTTTTATTCAAAGAATAA
- a CDS encoding DEAD/DEAH box helicase, translating into MSTFEQFNLPKSVQKAIDELGFTTPTPIQEKSFSVIMSGRDMMGIAQTGTGKTFAYLLPLLKLYKFTNTNTPKIVILVPTRELVVQVVEEVEKLTKYMSVSTLGIYGGVNINTQKKAVYEGVDILVGTPGRTMDLALDAVVRFDETQKLVIDEFDEMLNLGFRTQLTALLAMMKTKRQNILFSATMTEEVDAVLNDFFDYPEEVTLSASGTPLEKIKQITYQVPNFNTKVNLLKHLLTSDESMSRVLVFVNNKKISDMLFESIDEEFEGQFGVIHSNKSQNYRLSTMAEFQEGNLRGLITTDIMARGLDISNITHVINFEMPELPELYMHRIGRTGRADAEGTSISFVTPREEESFVEVEVLMNKELEITPFPEEVEISIKLIGPEKDRQPVKFLMKKVKLEGDGAYHEKAKKNTKVNLGGPSKTKKKTHGSVNRNMLKTRAQKKKKK; encoded by the coding sequence ATGAGCACTTTTGAGCAATTCAATCTTCCTAAATCCGTACAAAAAGCCATTGACGAATTGGGCTTTACTACGCCTACTCCAATCCAGGAAAAATCTTTCTCTGTGATTATGTCAGGACGAGATATGATGGGAATTGCACAAACTGGAACAGGTAAAACCTTTGCTTATTTATTGCCGTTATTAAAACTATACAAGTTTACCAATACCAACACACCTAAAATTGTGATTTTGGTACCTACCCGAGAATTAGTGGTTCAAGTAGTTGAAGAAGTGGAGAAACTGACCAAATACATGTCGGTTAGCACGCTCGGAATTTATGGAGGGGTGAACATCAATACGCAGAAAAAAGCAGTTTACGAAGGTGTGGATATATTAGTTGGAACACCCGGTAGAACAATGGATTTGGCCTTAGATGCAGTAGTTCGTTTTGACGAAACTCAAAAATTAGTCATCGACGAATTTGACGAAATGTTGAATTTAGGATTTAGAACCCAATTAACGGCTCTGCTAGCGATGATGAAAACCAAACGTCAAAACATATTGTTTTCAGCAACCATGACCGAAGAGGTAGATGCTGTTTTGAACGACTTTTTTGACTATCCAGAGGAAGTCACACTATCAGCTTCGGGAACACCATTAGAAAAAATAAAACAAATTACATATCAGGTTCCGAATTTCAATACCAAAGTTAATTTATTGAAACATTTATTGACTTCAGACGAAAGTATGAGTCGAGTTTTGGTTTTTGTGAACAATAAAAAAATATCGGATATGCTGTTTGAAAGCATTGATGAAGAATTTGAAGGACAGTTTGGAGTAATTCACTCCAATAAATCACAAAACTACCGTTTAAGCACGATGGCAGAGTTTCAAGAAGGTAATTTGCGTGGTTTAATTACGACCGATATTATGGCGAGAGGTTTGGATATTTCCAATATTACACACGTCATCAACTTTGAAATGCCAGAGCTTCCTGAATTGTACATGCACCGAATTGGACGAACCGGTCGTGCTGATGCTGAAGGAACTTCCATTAGCTTTGTAACCCCTCGCGAAGAAGAATCTTTTGTGGAGGTAGAAGTTTTAATGAACAAAGAACTCGAAATCACTCCATTTCCAGAAGAAGTTGAAATTTCCATCAAGTTGATTGGTCCAGAAAAAGACCGCCAACCGGTGAAGTTTTTGATGAAAAAAGTGAAATTAGAGGGTGATGGGGCTTACCACGAAAAAGCCAAAAAGAATACCAAAGTCAACTTGGGTGGTCCATCAAAAACAAAGAAAAAAACACACGGATCTGTCAACCGAAACATGCTTAAAACTAGAGCTCAGAAAAAGAAGAAAAAGTAA
- the bcp gene encoding thioredoxin-dependent thiol peroxidase, whose product MTTLKIGDQAPKFSGVDQDGKSHQLADYKGKKLVVFFYPKANTPGCTAEACDLRDNFERFKANNYALLGVSADPQKAQAKFKEKFDFPFPLLADEDKSVIQAFGVWGPKKFMGKEYDGIHRTTFVIDENGIIADVISEVKTKAHADQILK is encoded by the coding sequence ATGACAACATTAAAAATAGGGGATCAGGCTCCGAAATTTTCTGGAGTGGATCAAGACGGAAAATCTCATCAATTAGCGGATTACAAAGGGAAAAAACTAGTGGTTTTCTTTTATCCAAAAGCGAATACCCCTGGTTGTACTGCCGAAGCTTGCGATCTAAGAGATAATTTTGAGCGATTTAAAGCCAATAATTATGCACTTCTTGGAGTTAGTGCCGATCCTCAAAAAGCGCAAGCTAAATTCAAGGAAAAATTTGATTTTCCTTTCCCATTATTGGCTGATGAAGATAAATCGGTAATTCAAGCTTTTGGAGTTTGGGGACCAAAGAAGTTTATGGGTAAAGAATACGATGGAATTCATAGGACTACTTTCGTAATTGATGAAAACGGAATTATAGCAGACGTCATTTCAGAAGTTAAAACCAAAGCGCATGCTGATCAGATTTTGAAGTAA
- a CDS encoding lactonase family protein codes for MKNSILLLFLGLISLSQAQTKNLPLFIGTYTNSCDSKGIYVYDFDTNTGDFVFKNATEKVINPSYLALSKNQKVLYSVNENGTESTISSFGLDGTTGQLTSLNQQKAQGADPCYIINDVLNVIVANYSGGNIAVFRKNTDGSLTEVKQLMQHKGKGIHPRQESAHVHMVYFSPDKKYVLSTDLGTDSVDIYKYHPDAANDVLQWESSIPVQSGSGPRHLTFSKDGKKLYVLQELNGAISVFDFANDKLNKIQETTILAKDFKGNFTGADIHISPDGKFLYASNRGEANTISIFKILKNGQLQSLSVVSSLGKGPRNFVIDPTGKFLLVAHQYSNDIVVFKRDLSSGAISDTGKRIELCSPVCLVFGNQK; via the coding sequence ATGAAAAATAGTATTCTACTTCTGTTCTTGGGTTTAATTTCTTTGTCACAAGCCCAAACCAAAAATCTACCTTTATTCATTGGTACTTATACTAATAGTTGTGATAGTAAAGGTATCTATGTGTACGATTTTGATACCAATACGGGTGATTTTGTGTTCAAAAATGCGACTGAAAAAGTAATTAACCCTAGCTATCTAGCACTTTCTAAAAACCAAAAAGTGCTGTATTCAGTCAATGAAAACGGAACTGAAAGTACGATAAGCTCTTTTGGATTGGATGGAACTACAGGTCAATTAACGAGTTTGAATCAGCAAAAGGCGCAGGGTGCAGATCCTTGCTATATTATCAATGATGTTCTGAATGTGATTGTGGCTAATTATTCTGGTGGTAATATTGCTGTTTTTAGAAAAAATACAGATGGTAGTTTGACCGAGGTCAAACAACTAATGCAACACAAGGGCAAAGGAATTCATCCACGCCAAGAAAGTGCTCATGTTCATATGGTGTATTTTTCACCAGATAAGAAATATGTATTGAGTACTGATTTAGGTACCGATTCTGTAGATATTTATAAATACCATCCAGATGCTGCTAATGATGTTTTGCAATGGGAAAGTTCGATTCCAGTTCAATCGGGGAGTGGACCGCGTCATTTAACTTTTAGCAAAGACGGGAAAAAGCTGTATGTGTTGCAAGAATTAAATGGCGCTATTTCAGTATTTGATTTTGCTAATGATAAATTGAATAAAATTCAAGAAACTACCATTTTAGCGAAAGATTTTAAAGGTAATTTTACCGGAGCTGATATTCATATTTCGCCTGATGGAAAGTTTCTGTATGCTTCGAATCGAGGTGAAGCAAATACAATTTCTATTTTCAAAATACTTAAAAATGGTCAGTTACAGTCGCTTTCAGTTGTTTCTTCTTTAGGGAAGGGACCTCGAAATTTTGTCATTGATCCAACCGGTAAGTTTCTTTTAGTTGCACATCAATATTCTAATGACATTGTTGTTTTTAAAAGGGATTTATCTTCAGGAGCAATTTCCGATACGGGTAAACGAATTGAATTGTGTTCTCCGGTATGTTTAGTTTTCGGGAATCAGAAGTAA
- a CDS encoding MBL fold metallo-hydrolase, whose product MKVYFLGTGTSQGIPIIGSDHPVCKSADAKDKRLRVSAWLSWDNHSFVFDCGPDFRQQMLVSNCQQVDGILFTHEHADHTAGIDDIRPFNFRQGPMPIYAHQRVIENLKRRFDYVFETVNRYPGAPSVCTFEVQNNIPFSVGNKTAIPINVMHGDLQVFGYRIDDFAYLTDVKTIEESEIQKLKGLKVLVVNALREEPHATHFNLQEALDFITLVQPEKAYLTHISHHLGFHEEVQKSLPENVFIAYDNLEITI is encoded by the coding sequence TTGAAAGTATATTTTTTAGGAACAGGTACATCACAAGGCATTCCAATTATCGGAAGCGATCATCCTGTTTGCAAAAGTGCTGATGCCAAAGACAAACGCTTGCGGGTTTCGGCATGGCTGTCTTGGGATAATCATTCGTTTGTTTTTGATTGTGGCCCCGATTTTAGACAACAAATGCTGGTTTCTAATTGCCAACAAGTTGACGGAATTTTATTTACTCACGAACATGCAGATCACACGGCAGGAATTGATGATATTCGCCCATTTAACTTTCGGCAAGGTCCAATGCCGATTTATGCTCATCAACGTGTAATTGAGAATTTGAAACGACGTTTCGATTATGTGTTTGAAACAGTCAATAGATATCCTGGCGCACCATCTGTATGTACCTTTGAAGTACAAAACAATATCCCGTTTTCAGTTGGAAATAAAACAGCTATTCCTATTAACGTAATGCATGGTGACCTGCAGGTCTTTGGTTATCGTATAGATGATTTTGCGTATTTAACGGATGTAAAGACGATTGAAGAATCGGAAATCCAAAAGCTAAAAGGGCTTAAAGTTTTGGTCGTAAATGCTTTACGAGAAGAGCCACATGCTACCCATTTCAATTTGCAGGAAGCTTTAGATTTTATAACTTTGGTACAACCTGAAAAAGCCTATTTAACACACATAAGCCACCATTTAGGTTTTCATGAAGAAGTACAAAAAAGTCTTCCTGAAAATGTTTTTATCGCTTATGATAATTTAGAAATCACTATTTAA
- a CDS encoding saccharopine dehydrogenase family protein gives MKKIIILGSGKIGSTAAFMLQESSKFQVTIVDNQRQDHHTELEKAGIVVLIENISDASTIDAVLANGYEYVLNACPYHLNIGIIDAVAKKEMHYFDLSEDVKSANYIKEIAKKSKSTFIPQCGLAPGFVSISANHLCNYFDELKDVKLRVGALTLSPNNMLKYNLSWSTDGLLNEYSHPCDAIVNGKFTKVLPLEGLEYFCLEGIEYEAFNTSGGIGGLAEKLNGKVENLDYKTIRYKGHRDLMKFLFEDLGFKNDRPLLTKIFNNNIATTSEDVIIIYISVTGLINGKLEQKTVSHTIPNQMVGNKHFTGIQLTTAGSVCAVIDLHSQGKIAQSGYVMQEDIPYEDYVKSPFLNYYFK, from the coding sequence ATGAAAAAAATAATTATTTTAGGAAGCGGTAAAATAGGTTCAACAGCAGCATTTATGTTGCAAGAAAGTTCGAAATTTCAAGTCACTATTGTAGATAATCAAAGACAGGATCATCATACTGAACTTGAAAAAGCAGGTATTGTTGTTTTAATAGAAAATATTTCAGATGCAAGTACAATTGATGCCGTTTTAGCAAACGGATACGAATATGTACTGAATGCCTGTCCCTACCATTTAAATATTGGGATTATTGATGCGGTAGCCAAGAAAGAAATGCATTATTTCGATCTATCAGAAGATGTGAAGTCTGCCAATTATATTAAAGAAATAGCTAAAAAATCAAAAAGTACATTTATTCCACAATGTGGACTCGCTCCAGGATTTGTAAGTATAAGTGCCAATCATTTGTGTAATTATTTTGACGAATTAAAAGATGTAAAATTACGTGTTGGTGCTTTGACACTGAGTCCAAACAATATGTTAAAATACAATCTATCTTGGAGTACTGACGGGCTCTTAAACGAATACTCTCATCCTTGTGATGCCATAGTAAATGGCAAGTTTACAAAGGTGCTCCCGCTAGAAGGATTAGAATATTTTTGTTTAGAAGGCATTGAATATGAAGCGTTTAATACTTCCGGAGGAATTGGTGGATTAGCAGAGAAATTAAATGGGAAAGTAGAAAACTTAGATTATAAAACCATTCGTTACAAAGGACATCGCGACTTAATGAAATTCTTATTTGAAGATCTTGGATTTAAAAATGACAGACCTTTATTAACAAAAATATTCAACAACAACATAGCCACTACATCTGAAGATGTAATAATTATTTACATTAGTGTAACTGGTTTAATTAATGGTAAACTCGAACAAAAAACGGTTTCACATACAATTCCAAATCAAATGGTAGGGAACAAACATTTTACAGGAATCCAATTAACAACAGCCGGATCTGTTTGCGCCGTAATTGATTTACATTCCCAAGGAAAAATTGCACAATCTGGATATGTAATGCAAGAAGATATTCCTTATGAGGATTATGTAAAAAGCCCATTTTTAAACTATTATTTTAAATAA
- a CDS encoding alpha/beta hydrolase, whose amino-acid sequence MNLSLEYLIKEPKIKKESNPLLLLLHGYGSNEADLFSFASELPEDNYIVSARAPYDLQYGSYAWYAINFDADENKFSDNEQAKVSRDLIGTFIDELVANYPIDKNSITLIGFSQGAILSYGVALSDPKKIKNVIGLSGYVSEPILKQGFENNDFSTLGVFVSHGTVDQVIPIEWARKSDNFLTQTNIAHTYKEYPIGHGISPQVFFDFKNWLQAHS is encoded by the coding sequence ATGAATTTATCATTAGAATACCTAATCAAAGAGCCTAAAATAAAAAAGGAGTCCAATCCCCTTTTGCTTTTATTACACGGATACGGAAGCAATGAAGCCGATTTGTTTTCTTTTGCCTCTGAACTTCCTGAAGACAATTACATCGTTTCAGCGCGTGCTCCTTATGATTTACAATACGGAAGTTATGCTTGGTATGCCATCAATTTTGATGCCGACGAAAATAAATTTTCTGACAATGAACAAGCTAAAGTTTCCAGAGATTTGATTGGTACATTTATAGATGAACTAGTTGCTAATTATCCAATTGATAAAAACAGTATTACGCTAATTGGTTTTAGCCAAGGGGCCATTTTAAGTTATGGAGTAGCGCTTTCAGATCCAAAAAAAATCAAAAATGTGATCGGATTGAGTGGCTATGTTAGCGAACCCATTTTAAAACAAGGGTTTGAAAATAATGACTTTTCCACTCTAGGAGTTTTTGTATCTCACGGAACCGTAGACCAAGTAATTCCAATTGAATGGGCTAGAAAGTCGGATAATTTTTTAACTCAAACAAATATTGCTCACACCTATAAAGAATATCCTATAGGTCATGGGATTTCTCCTCAAGTATTTTTCGACTTTAAGAATTGGCTTCAAGCCCATTCTTAA
- a CDS encoding TonB-dependent receptor — protein sequence MHTKKIKLKGDKVMEQIPSIKDKALRINLNENIYGTFAEIGAGQETVRHFFRAGGSSGTIAKAMSAYDKDFSDAVYGIEEDGRYVTESRLKKMLSHEVSLIEKRLSRDKHPNKMFFSYANTVATIDFAKQFKGHGWVGISFQIEPDEAYNEIILHIRFKETDSRLQQETLGILGVNLIYGAYYKYNDPKKLLRYLYDHLDKDQLEIDTINFSGPRFADVDNRLMSLQLVKNGMTDAVMFNPEGKNILPAAILYKKNLLAFRGSFRPVTKVNMDMYEKSLKMFLNENKVEKENTLVVFEITLSNLRSDGEIDERDFMDRAELLCSLGQTVMISNFQEYYKVVEYFANYTKARMGLAMGVNNLVDIFDEKYYRHLSGGILEAFGKLFYRDMKVFLYPMIGENGEIITSENLKVHPRMKELYKFFKFNGKVIDIEDYNPEILEVFSREVLKMISQGKEGWEPMLPSGVAEIIKEHHLFGYEPSKFLKEV from the coding sequence ATGCATACTAAAAAGATAAAACTCAAAGGAGATAAAGTAATGGAGCAAATTCCTTCTATTAAGGATAAAGCGCTCCGTATCAACCTCAACGAAAATATTTACGGAACTTTTGCTGAAATTGGCGCAGGCCAAGAAACGGTTCGACACTTTTTTAGAGCAGGTGGTTCCTCTGGTACAATTGCAAAAGCAATGTCTGCTTACGACAAAGATTTTAGTGATGCCGTTTACGGTATTGAAGAAGATGGTCGCTATGTAACTGAAAGCCGATTGAAAAAGATGCTTTCGCATGAGGTAAGCTTAATTGAAAAGCGTTTGAGTCGTGACAAACATCCCAATAAGATGTTTTTCAGTTATGCTAACACGGTAGCTACTATCGACTTTGCAAAGCAATTCAAAGGGCATGGATGGGTTGGAATTAGTTTCCAAATTGAACCAGACGAAGCGTACAACGAAATCATACTCCACATTCGGTTCAAAGAAACGGATTCGAGATTGCAACAAGAAACCCTAGGTATATTAGGGGTAAACTTGATTTATGGTGCGTATTACAAATACAACGATCCAAAAAAATTGTTGCGCTATTTGTACGACCATTTGGACAAAGACCAACTAGAAATTGACACCATTAACTTTTCTGGACCTCGTTTTGCTGATGTAGACAACCGTTTGATGAGTTTGCAATTGGTTAAAAATGGAATGACTGATGCCGTAATGTTCAATCCAGAAGGAAAAAACATATTACCGGCTGCAATTTTATACAAGAAAAATTTATTAGCCTTTAGAGGAAGTTTCCGACCTGTAACTAAGGTAAATATGGACATGTACGAGAAATCGTTGAAAATGTTCCTCAATGAAAATAAAGTTGAAAAAGAAAACACACTCGTAGTATTTGAAATCACCTTATCTAACTTGCGATCTGATGGTGAAATCGACGAAAGAGATTTTATGGATCGTGCCGAGTTACTTTGTTCTTTGGGACAAACTGTAATGATTTCAAATTTCCAAGAATACTATAAAGTAGTGGAATATTTTGCTAATTATACCAAAGCCCGCATGGGATTAGCCATGGGAGTTAACAACTTAGTCGATATCTTTGACGAAAAATACTACCGCCATTTGAGCGGAGGAATCCTAGAAGCCTTTGGTAAGTTATTCTACCGCGACATGAAAGTATTCTTATACCCAATGATAGGAGAGAATGGCGAAATCATAACTTCTGAAAACCTAAAAGTACATCCACGAATGAAAGAATTGTACAAATTCTTTAAATTCAATGGAAAAGTAATTGATATTGAAGATTACAATCCTGAAATATTAGAAGTATTCTCCCGTGAGGTGCTTAAAATGATTAGTCAAGGTAAAGAAGGTTGGGAACCAATGCTTCCTTCCGGTGTAGCTGAAATTATCAAAGAACACCATTTATTTGGCTATGAGCCAAGTAAATTCTTGAAAGAGGTATAA
- a CDS encoding endonuclease III domain-containing protein gives MNKQERVTFVINTLKELYPTIPIPLDHKDPYTLLIAVLLSAQCTDVRVNQITPLLFAKADNPYDMVKLSVEEIKAIIRPCGLSPMKSKGIYGLSQILIEKHNGQVPQSFEALEELPAVGHKTASVVMSQAFGVPAFPVDTHIHRLMYRWNLTNGKNVVQTEKDAKRIFPEELWNELHLQIIWYGREYSPARGWDIEKDSITKTIGRKSVLDKIL, from the coding sequence ATGAACAAACAGGAACGGGTAACATTTGTTATAAATACGTTAAAAGAATTGTATCCTACAATTCCTATTCCATTAGACCACAAAGATCCCTACACTTTATTAATTGCTGTATTACTTTCAGCGCAATGCACCGATGTTCGAGTAAACCAAATTACACCTCTCCTATTTGCTAAAGCAGATAACCCTTACGATATGGTTAAATTATCTGTTGAAGAAATAAAAGCAATTATTCGCCCCTGCGGTTTATCTCCTATGAAATCAAAAGGAATTTATGGTTTATCGCAAATTCTTATCGAAAAACACAATGGTCAAGTTCCTCAAAGTTTTGAAGCATTAGAAGAATTACCAGCCGTGGGACATAAAACGGCGAGTGTTGTCATGTCTCAAGCCTTTGGCGTACCTGCATTTCCGGTTGACACCCACATTCATCGGTTGATGTACCGTTGGAATTTAACCAATGGGAAAAATGTGGTACAAACCGAAAAAGATGCCAAACGTATTTTTCCTGAGGAATTATGGAATGAACTGCATTTACAAATCATTTGGTACGGAAGGGAATATTCGCCTGCTCGTGGTTGGGATATAGAGAAAGACAGTATTACGAAAACAATCGGAAGAAAATCGGTACTTGACAAAATACTATAA
- a CDS encoding ABC transporter ATP-binding protein codes for MIQAKNLHKFYDQLEVLKGVDLHIQKGEIVSIVGASGAGKTTLLQLLGTLDKPSIQEGTSLHINGEDVLRMNDKNLSKFRNLNLGFIFQFHQLLPEFTALENVCIPAFIANKNKQETEKEAKRLLEYLGLSNRIDHKPNALSGGEQQRVAVARALINKPDVIFADEPSGNLDTLSAENLHQLFFQLRDEFGQTFVIVTHNEELANMADRKLIMIDGQISNP; via the coding sequence ATGATACAAGCGAAAAACCTACATAAATTTTACGACCAATTAGAAGTACTAAAAGGCGTGGATTTGCATATTCAAAAAGGAGAAATCGTTTCTATTGTAGGGGCTTCTGGAGCAGGAAAAACAACTTTGTTGCAATTATTAGGCACGCTAGACAAACCTTCCATTCAAGAAGGGACATCGCTTCACATTAATGGAGAAGATGTTTTGAGAATGAATGATAAAAATTTATCCAAATTCAGAAATTTGAATCTGGGTTTTATTTTTCAATTTCACCAATTATTACCTGAATTTACAGCTTTAGAAAATGTTTGTATTCCCGCTTTTATTGCCAATAAAAACAAACAAGAAACCGAGAAAGAAGCCAAACGATTATTAGAATATTTAGGTCTTTCGAATCGTATTGATCACAAACCCAATGCGCTTTCGGGCGGAGAACAACAACGTGTAGCCGTTGCGAGGGCATTAATCAACAAACCCGATGTGATTTTTGCTGACGAACCATCCGGAAACCTAGATACGCTTTCGGCAGAAAATTTACACCAATTGTTTTTTCAATTGCGTGATGAGTTCGGACAAACCTTTGTCATTGTCACTCACAACGAAGAATTAGCTAATATGGCGGATCGAAAATTGATTATGATAGACGGACAAATTAGTAATCCTTAA